The following are from one region of the Paenibacillus sp. JZ16 genome:
- the metG gene encoding methionine--tRNA ligase yields the protein MANIFIGGAWPYANGSLHLGRLASLLPGDVLARYFRAKGDQVLYVSGSDCHGTPVAVQAIQEGVAPGDIADRYHREFVDCFERLGFSYDLYTRTDQAFHHAVVQELFLKLLDNGHLYRKIVLQTYCETDRRFLPDRYVEGDCPVCGSRARGDQCDACSTILDPSDLTNRTCKICGNPPVERPTEHFYVSLSHFQGELTNDLNNAQGWRDNAVQLTRRYLEEGLQDRAATRDLTWGVDVPIPGFEDKKIYVWIEAVSGYLSASKQWAAETGGDWESFWLKGRDGITAYYVHGKDNIPFHTLIWPALLKGTGDLHLPDRIISCEYMTLEGKKFSTSRNWAIWVPDVLSRYQPDSIRYFLIANGPEKRDTDFSWREFIHSHNGELLGAFGNFVNRTLVFVNKSFEGKVPEGCISEEWQSRVEALYREAGALIEGGRLKEALERIFSTVRLANKYFDERKPWIQVKEDHEACRTTLFICVQIIANLANLLQPFIPFSCNRIRDFLSLEQAAWEWSHVPAGRPIHDVELLFERIDPSRIEEETRRLGELSL from the coding sequence ATGGCGAACATTTTTATCGGCGGTGCCTGGCCTTACGCTAACGGGTCCTTACATTTGGGGAGACTTGCAAGCCTCTTGCCCGGCGACGTGTTGGCACGTTATTTCCGCGCGAAAGGTGATCAAGTCCTGTACGTATCCGGTAGTGATTGTCATGGAACGCCTGTGGCGGTTCAAGCCATTCAGGAGGGCGTGGCTCCCGGGGATATTGCGGATCGGTACCATAGGGAGTTTGTGGATTGCTTCGAACGGCTGGGTTTCTCCTACGATTTGTACACGCGAACCGATCAGGCGTTTCATCACGCGGTAGTGCAGGAGTTGTTTCTGAAGCTGCTGGACAACGGACATCTGTACCGTAAAATCGTGCTGCAAACGTATTGCGAAACCGATCGACGGTTTCTGCCGGACCGCTATGTGGAAGGAGACTGCCCTGTATGCGGCAGCAGGGCCCGTGGCGATCAGTGCGACGCCTGCTCCACGATACTTGATCCGTCCGACCTGACGAACAGGACCTGCAAAATTTGCGGAAACCCTCCGGTGGAGCGTCCTACTGAGCATTTTTACGTATCGCTGTCGCATTTTCAGGGGGAGCTGACCAATGACCTGAATAACGCACAAGGCTGGCGGGACAATGCGGTGCAACTGACCCGCAGATATCTGGAGGAAGGCCTTCAGGATCGGGCGGCTACAAGGGATCTGACGTGGGGCGTAGATGTGCCTATTCCGGGATTTGAGGATAAGAAAATCTATGTCTGGATCGAAGCGGTAAGCGGCTATTTATCCGCCAGCAAACAGTGGGCCGCAGAGACGGGCGGTGATTGGGAATCCTTTTGGCTCAAGGGGAGGGATGGGATTACGGCTTACTATGTTCATGGGAAGGATAATATCCCGTTTCATACGCTGATCTGGCCAGCGCTGCTGAAGGGGACCGGTGACCTGCATTTACCGGACCGAATCATATCTTGCGAGTACATGACGCTGGAAGGGAAGAAGTTCTCGACCAGTCGGAATTGGGCGATATGGGTGCCGGATGTGTTAAGCCGTTATCAGCCGGACTCCATTCGTTACTTCCTCATTGCGAACGGACCCGAGAAGCGGGATACCGATTTCTCTTGGAGGGAGTTCATTCACAGTCACAATGGCGAACTGCTTGGCGCATTTGGGAATTTCGTCAACCGTACTTTGGTGTTTGTGAACAAATCGTTTGAGGGGAAAGTGCCCGAGGGCTGCATATCCGAAGAGTGGCAGAGCAGAGTTGAGGCATTGTATCGCGAGGCTGGGGCGCTTATTGAGGGTGGGCGACTGAAGGAAGCGTTGGAACGGATTTTTAGCACAGTGCGCCTGGCGAACAAATATTTTGATGAACGGAAGCCGTGGATTCAGGTCAAGGAGGATCATGAAGCGTGCCGGACAACGCTGTTTATTTGTGTTCAGATCATAGCCAATTTGGCGAATCTGCTGCAGCCGTTCATTCCATTTTCTTGCAATAGGATACGGGACTTTCTCTCGCTGGAGCAAGCGGCGTGGGAGTGGAGCCATGTTCCGGCTGGCAGGCCGATTCATGACGTAGAGCTATTATTCGAGCGGATCGATCCAAGCCGGATTGAGGAGGAGACGCGCAGGCTGGGGGAGCTGTCCCTCTAA
- a CDS encoding alpha/beta fold hydrolase, whose product MNIQSTVMSEGFALNVSIRGNGRPILVVGSSIYYPRLFSEQLYTSFQLIFLDHRGFVKPPRTLEPEEYTLDKVLDDIEAARQTLELEDFIILGHSGHAFMALEYAKKYPEHVRKVVLLNTAPTNSPERQQQSFAFFNETACPERKRQFEADITLLEGDIQREPERRFAHMCIRMGAHSFYDYAYDAAWMWEGVFTNMPVIDHLWGEAFARLNLIDSLKEVAKPVLIGLGRYDYLVSPVSLWDAINGSQANVKKAIFEKSGHNPMFEEPHLFNAILTDWIHETDN is encoded by the coding sequence ATGAACATACAGAGTACGGTAATGAGCGAAGGATTTGCATTGAATGTTTCCATTCGTGGAAATGGCAGGCCCATTTTGGTGGTGGGAAGCAGTATTTACTACCCCCGCTTGTTTTCGGAACAACTCTACACTTCATTTCAACTGATTTTCCTGGACCATCGAGGCTTTGTTAAGCCCCCTCGGACACTGGAGCCGGAAGAATACACACTGGATAAGGTTCTGGATGATATCGAAGCGGCAAGACAAACGCTGGAACTGGAGGATTTTATTATATTGGGGCATTCGGGGCACGCCTTCATGGCGCTGGAGTATGCCAAAAAATACCCGGAACACGTCCGGAAGGTAGTCCTGCTGAACACCGCCCCGACCAACAGCCCGGAGCGGCAGCAGCAGAGCTTTGCTTTTTTCAATGAGACGGCGTGTCCTGAGCGGAAACGGCAGTTTGAAGCGGATATCACCCTGCTGGAGGGTGATATCCAGAGGGAGCCTGAACGGCGGTTTGCTCATATGTGCATCCGAATGGGAGCGCACAGCTTCTATGATTATGCCTATGACGCGGCCTGGATGTGGGAAGGCGTCTTCACCAACATGCCCGTCATCGATCATTTATGGGGAGAAGCCTTCGCGCGGCTCAATCTGATCGATTCGCTGAAAGAGGTTGCCAAGCCCGTCCTCATTGGTCTTGGGCGGTACGACTATTTGGTTAGCCCCGTATCGCTTTGGGATGCGATTAACGGCTCGCAAGCTAACGTGAAGAAGGCCATTTTTGAAAAAAGCGGCCATAATCCGATGTTTGAAGAGCCCCATCTGTTTAACGCCATATTGACCGATTGGATTCATGAAACGGACAACTAA
- a CDS encoding ATP-binding protein translates to MTRDLVYEMDVLKNQMTELQQLVYQALMERKPGSASNQHRQEISPTPTIYKAASEDGSVFYSGQVHLNGQNIRWEPQERRMDQLLDMNTEKAAKILAALGNKQRLDILKAVMAEPLSGTELVERLNMGTTGQLYHHLKALLGADLLVQEQGGKYALPKHRSLPFLLLLSAAGDLLDTSDYLEMTETRNNAGMYFGTSHGFDIHQLLWAVVENSILEHTSGYGDQIGIYLHEDGSVTVTDNGRGIPVQALPNSNIPVVQSVLTDVHRLNTSAHFLAPGAEKGISIAVVNALSKHLTVEIRRDGSIYRQEYRHGIPQTGLLIVGMTQETGTSVTFKPEPELFSSAFDINRIIERKSAIAADYPGITLTIRNTAE, encoded by the coding sequence ATGACACGTGATCTGGTTTATGAGATGGATGTCTTAAAGAATCAAATGACGGAACTGCAGCAGCTTGTCTATCAAGCCCTTATGGAACGCAAACCTGGTTCCGCATCAAACCAACACCGCCAAGAAATCTCGCCAACACCTACGATATATAAAGCAGCCTCCGAGGACGGCTCCGTCTTCTACTCCGGACAAGTGCACCTGAATGGACAAAACATCCGCTGGGAGCCGCAGGAACGGCGAATGGATCAATTGCTGGACATGAACACCGAGAAGGCCGCCAAAATCCTCGCAGCACTGGGCAACAAGCAGCGCCTGGATATTTTAAAGGCCGTCATGGCAGAGCCCCTATCCGGCACCGAGCTGGTAGAACGTTTGAATATGGGAACAACGGGTCAGCTGTATCACCATCTCAAGGCGCTGCTCGGCGCGGATCTCCTTGTACAGGAGCAAGGCGGAAAGTACGCTCTTCCTAAGCATCGGAGCCTGCCGTTCCTACTGCTGCTCTCTGCTGCTGGCGATCTGCTCGATACAAGCGATTACCTGGAGATGACCGAAACCCGCAACAATGCAGGGATGTATTTTGGGACTTCGCACGGCTTCGATATTCATCAGCTGCTCTGGGCCGTCGTGGAAAATTCCATATTGGAGCACACGAGTGGGTATGGCGATCAGATTGGCATTTACCTGCATGAGGATGGCAGCGTGACGGTTACCGATAACGGGAGAGGCATTCCCGTGCAGGCCCTTCCGAATTCCAACATCCCAGTCGTACAATCGGTACTAACCGATGTCCACCGATTGAACACCAGCGCACACTTTCTGGCCCCCGGCGCGGAGAAGGGCATCAGCATCGCAGTAGTCAATGCTCTCTCCAAGCATCTGACCGTGGAAATTCGCCGTGACGGTAGCATATACCGGCAGGAGTACAGGCACGGCATTCCGCAGACCGGGCTTCTGATTGTCGGCATGACTCAAGAGACGGGCACCAGCGTGACATTCAAGCCTGAGCCCGAATTATTCAGCTCTGCCTTTGATATTAACCGCATCATCGAGCGTAAGAGCGCAATTGCCGCGGATTATCCTGGAATCACCCTGACGATCCGCAATACGGCTGAATAA
- a CDS encoding GNAT family N-acetyltransferase encodes MNAKAGDIHLGERIIRNFRQGDMPLLGELYQAVSAADALFWWVGDQENWGNVFCAIEDGKMVAKGQVGIINVIPPGCAPNCKHHIYVNLKAVPQRERDYDLLGEMYKMLYEHALVLKRTLPETYGMYLCVGNYAHETGNNTFFTEEIGFQPLEKLYTMKRSLEEPLQALPLDDRYRYRLWRMESAEEEEMYLKLEAEVWPEAPLGLERLREYKEHPGWTAMNVLEGDMIIGSTMAWLEEGNVGVIEDVFVREPWRQRGIAKYLLHRAMSYLQAQGSTSVKLEVKAANETALSLYQSVGFVKDQEEHRFYLPLQEEGR; translated from the coding sequence ATGAACGCAAAGGCTGGTGACATTCATTTGGGTGAAAGAATCATTCGGAATTTTAGGCAGGGCGATATGCCTCTGCTGGGGGAGCTGTATCAGGCAGTATCCGCAGCGGATGCGTTGTTTTGGTGGGTAGGTGACCAGGAGAATTGGGGCAATGTGTTCTGTGCTATTGAAGACGGGAAGATGGTGGCCAAGGGACAGGTGGGCATTATTAACGTGATCCCGCCGGGATGTGCGCCTAACTGCAAGCATCACATTTATGTGAATCTCAAGGCTGTACCGCAGCGGGAGCGGGATTATGATCTGTTAGGTGAAATGTATAAGATGCTCTATGAACATGCCCTTGTGTTAAAGAGGACGCTGCCGGAGACATACGGGATGTATTTGTGCGTGGGAAACTATGCCCATGAGACCGGCAACAACACTTTTTTTACAGAGGAAATCGGATTTCAGCCGCTGGAGAAGCTGTATACCATGAAGCGGTCACTTGAGGAGCCTTTACAAGCCTTGCCGTTGGATGATCGCTATCGCTATCGATTATGGAGGATGGAGTCTGCGGAAGAGGAAGAGATGTATCTAAAGCTCGAGGCCGAGGTTTGGCCGGAAGCGCCGCTGGGGCTTGAACGCTTACGGGAATATAAAGAGCATCCCGGCTGGACTGCGATGAATGTCTTGGAAGGGGACATGATTATAGGCAGTACCATGGCATGGCTGGAAGAGGGGAACGTCGGCGTGATTGAAGATGTGTTTGTGAGAGAGCCGTGGAGACAACGGGGAATCGCCAAATATCTGCTCCACCGTGCCATGTCCTATCTTCAGGCTCAAGGATCCACCTCGGTAAAACTTGAAGTGAAGGCAGCCAATGAAACGGCGTTGTCACTCTATCAGTCGGTTGGCTTTGTCAAAGACCAAGAGGAGCACCGATTTTATCTGCCTCTGCAGGAGGAAGGCCGCTAA
- a CDS encoding DeoR/GlpR family DNA-binding transcription regulator — protein sequence MFPLERQKKILELLTIRKVLKITELTEELNVSVDTLRRDLNTLTKQGRIEKIYGGVKLVESRFGESSMDERMVSQLEEKDRIARKCGEFVHDGDCIYIDSGSTTYQMAKYVKHKKKLTVVTNSLPVAIELMDSDVELIMIGGKIRREEQSVVAYEYIFNFHELNVLKAFICCSGITIEKGISDYNLEEAITRKKMIELSKEVIVMADSTKFGKDVTISIASLDKIDTIVTDANVHASFIPKFKKTNTTLVIADE from the coding sequence ATGTTTCCACTGGAGAGGCAAAAGAAAATACTTGAGCTGCTTACGATTCGAAAAGTGCTGAAGATCACGGAGCTAACGGAAGAGCTGAACGTCTCGGTGGATACGCTGCGCCGGGATTTGAACACCTTGACCAAGCAGGGGCGGATCGAGAAAATATATGGCGGGGTTAAGCTCGTGGAGTCCCGGTTCGGCGAATCGTCCATGGACGAGCGCATGGTCAGCCAGTTGGAAGAGAAGGACCGGATTGCCCGCAAATGCGGCGAATTCGTCCATGACGGCGATTGCATCTATATCGACAGCGGCTCGACTACGTATCAGATGGCCAAATACGTGAAGCATAAGAAGAAGCTGACGGTGGTTACGAATTCGCTACCGGTTGCGATTGAGCTGATGGACAGCGATGTAGAACTGATTATGATCGGCGGCAAAATCCGGCGGGAGGAACAATCCGTCGTCGCGTATGAATACATCTTCAACTTTCATGAGCTGAATGTGTTGAAAGCCTTCATCTGCTGCAGCGGCATCACCATCGAAAAAGGCATTTCCGACTACAATCTGGAAGAAGCCATTACGCGCAAAAAAATGATCGAGCTGTCCAAAGAGGTGATTGTCATGGCGGACAGCACCAAGTTCGGCAAAGACGTCACCATTTCCATCGCATCGCTCGACAAGATTGATACGATCGTGACCGATGCGAACGTCCATGCAAGCTTCATCCCAAAATTCAAAAAAACCAATACAACGCTAGTCATTGCGGATGAATAG
- a CDS encoding ABC transporter ATP-binding protein, whose amino-acid sequence MLKLEHISKQFDDKVVLDDINVEIGSGEIVSLLGPSGSGKTTLLNIILGLTRMDQGKIVFQDQDLSNVPMRKRGFNIVFQDYALFPNLNAYDNIVYGLRNKKGSVSQQEVQEYIEFLELQPHLNKRIGELSGGQKQRVALARTLVTKPKILLLDEPLSALDGVIKESIKQRIQSIAREFKLTTIIVTHDPEEALTLSDKILIIHQGQIAQFGTPQEIVHHPSNDFVKQFIIKQLHIKRQNIYNLFGEQYA is encoded by the coding sequence TTGCTGAAGCTAGAGCATATTAGCAAACAATTCGACGATAAAGTGGTTTTGGATGACATCAACGTAGAAATCGGTTCGGGCGAGATCGTGTCACTGCTCGGTCCGAGCGGCAGCGGAAAGACCACATTACTGAATATTATTTTGGGACTCACCCGGATGGATCAGGGAAAAATCGTGTTCCAAGATCAAGATCTGAGCAACGTGCCGATGAGAAAGCGGGGGTTTAATATCGTTTTTCAGGACTATGCCTTATTCCCTAATCTGAATGCCTACGACAATATCGTATACGGCCTGCGCAACAAGAAGGGGAGCGTGAGTCAGCAGGAGGTACAGGAATATATCGAGTTTCTGGAGCTTCAGCCCCACTTGAACAAGCGGATCGGCGAATTGTCGGGCGGGCAGAAGCAGAGAGTGGCCCTGGCCAGAACGCTGGTCACAAAACCGAAGATCCTGCTGCTCGATGAGCCGCTCAGCGCGCTGGACGGCGTGATCAAGGAGTCGATCAAGCAGCGGATTCAATCGATTGCCAGAGAATTCAAACTGACCACGATCATTGTGACGCATGACCCGGAGGAGGCGCTGACGCTTTCGGACAAAATCCTGATTATCCATCAGGGACAGATTGCCCAATTCGGCACACCCCAGGAGATTGTCCATCATCCGAGCAATGATTTTGTGAAGCAGTTTATTATCAAGCAGTTGCACATCAAAAGACAGAACATCTACAACCTGTTCGGTGAGCAGTATGCATAA
- a CDS encoding ABC transporter permease subunit, whose amino-acid sequence MHNVKPEMRIIFTVILLLFAVFLFLPLLILLIRSFESDQGFTLGHYVSIGSNREFITAIGNSVKISGITAVITTVLGFILAYSIHCTKIYRPVKGLLKTVIIIPMLLPTITYGFAIMYSFGNQGLITRLAGRNLFEIYGWNGLLIGYVIYTLPPVFLLIHNAFKYIDKKFIIVSKLMGDGTMRSFLNTILRPLAGALGGAFVLSFILSFTDFGIPASVGGTYPVVATQLYQVMLGSIPDFNQGAVIAVMMLIPAVFGIWLLNYLEKWNFHYDKLSDIELPRQRIRDIAFGIMSSVIVLGILSVFAVMFIAPWLSSYPYDLTFTLKHVRDVFQSGDLTGVYRNSLWVALLTALFGTLMAYGSALMNVRTSLKARSTVDMVSMITNTVPGMVLGISYLLFFNGSSLKGTFIIIVLCNIVHFFTTPYLMAKNSLSKMNPSWETTGELLGDSWFKTVYRVILPNSASTVIEMFSYYFINAMVTISGIIFLVSAQTSLVASKIKELQHFAKFNEIFVLSMLIFFTNLIIKLVCDALQSRTAQR is encoded by the coding sequence ATGCATAACGTGAAACCGGAAATGCGGATTATCTTTACCGTCATCCTGTTATTGTTCGCCGTGTTTCTGTTCTTGCCGCTGCTCATTCTGCTCATCCGTTCCTTCGAATCCGATCAGGGGTTTACCCTCGGGCATTATGTATCCATAGGGTCGAATCGGGAATTCATCACAGCGATTGGCAACAGTGTGAAGATATCGGGCATCACGGCGGTGATCACAACCGTCCTGGGGTTTATACTCGCGTATTCCATTCATTGCACCAAAATATACCGGCCTGTTAAAGGCCTGCTGAAAACGGTCATCATCATCCCCATGCTGCTCCCGACCATTACATATGGGTTCGCCATTATGTATTCGTTCGGTAATCAGGGATTGATCACCCGGCTTGCCGGGCGCAATTTGTTTGAAATCTACGGATGGAACGGGCTGCTCATAGGCTACGTCATTTACACGCTGCCACCAGTATTCCTGTTGATCCATAACGCGTTTAAGTACATTGATAAAAAGTTCATCATCGTCTCCAAGTTAATGGGTGACGGTACGATGAGAAGTTTCCTGAATACGATTTTGCGCCCCCTCGCCGGAGCGCTTGGCGGAGCCTTTGTGCTTTCTTTTATCCTAAGCTTTACGGATTTTGGCATTCCGGCTTCGGTTGGCGGTACCTATCCGGTCGTGGCAACGCAGCTGTATCAGGTGATGCTGGGCTCCATTCCGGACTTCAACCAAGGCGCTGTCATTGCGGTGATGATGCTGATCCCCGCCGTGTTCGGCATCTGGCTGCTGAACTACCTGGAAAAATGGAATTTCCACTATGACAAGCTGTCGGACATCGAGCTGCCGCGGCAGCGCATTCGGGATATCGCCTTCGGCATAATGTCATCGGTCATCGTGCTGGGCATACTATCGGTTTTTGCCGTGATGTTCATTGCGCCATGGCTGAGCAGCTACCCCTATGACCTGACGTTTACGCTTAAGCATGTACGGGACGTCTTTCAATCGGGTGATTTGACGGGGGTATACCGCAATTCGCTCTGGGTCGCCTTGCTGACAGCGCTGTTTGGCACCTTGATGGCATACGGATCAGCGCTGATGAATGTGCGTACGTCGTTAAAAGCCCGATCCACGGTGGATATGGTATCGATGATCACGAATACGGTGCCCGGCATGGTACTGGGGATATCCTACCTGCTCTTCTTTAATGGAAGCAGCCTGAAGGGAACCTTCATCATTATCGTTCTGTGCAATATCGTTCATTTCTTTACGACGCCGTATCTGATGGCCAAGAACTCCCTGTCTAAGATGAATCCCTCATGGGAAACCACGGGAGAACTGCTTGGGGACAGCTGGTTCAAGACCGTTTATCGGGTGATCCTGCCAAACTCGGCTTCAACCGTCATAGAGATGTTCAGCTACTATTTCATCAACGCTATGGTGACGATCAGCGGCATTATCTTTCTTGTATCTGCCCAGACGTCGCTTGTAGCCAGCAAGATCAAAGAGCTGCAGCATTTCGCCAAGTTTAATGAGATTTTCGTGCTGTCGATGCTGATCTTCTTCACGAATCTGATCATCAAGCTGGTTTGCGACGCATTGCAGAGCAGAACGGCGCAGCGCTAA
- a CDS encoding extracellular solute-binding protein, translated as MMKTLKGMLLSLIAISMVFALAACGSGSAGEAKKVVIYTNGDEEAVAAMETSLKNAGYEGQYLVQSMGTSELGGKLMAEGSKIEADLVTMSSYFIESSQTKHSMFKDLAFDAGAVGTYPKYYTPILANTGAIFVNTQVLKDKGLPMPTSITDLTKPEFSGLVSIPNIMDSSTGWLLVQAIINQYGENAGRQVLHDLIANVGPHLESSGSGPIKKVQAGEVAAGFGLRHQAVAAKADGAPIDYVDPVEGNFSLTESVAVVDKKNATTDLAMKMAETIVKDARKDLIANYPVALYEGETVDEVNKPAYSMTFEKPLTVELLEEHQQFFNGSKE; from the coding sequence ATGATGAAGACGCTTAAGGGAATGCTGCTGTCATTGATCGCAATCAGTATGGTGTTTGCTCTGGCTGCCTGCGGAAGCGGAAGCGCAGGGGAAGCCAAGAAGGTGGTCATCTACACCAACGGGGATGAAGAGGCCGTCGCCGCTATGGAAACATCGTTGAAGAATGCCGGTTACGAAGGGCAGTATCTCGTGCAATCCATGGGTACATCCGAACTTGGCGGGAAACTGATGGCTGAGGGGAGCAAAATCGAGGCGGATCTCGTGACGATGAGCTCGTACTTTATCGAAAGCTCGCAGACCAAGCACTCCATGTTTAAGGACTTGGCTTTTGACGCAGGCGCTGTCGGAACTTATCCGAAATACTACACCCCGATTCTGGCGAATACCGGCGCCATCTTCGTGAATACGCAGGTGCTGAAAGACAAAGGTTTGCCGATGCCAACCTCCATCACGGATCTGACCAAACCGGAATTCAGCGGACTCGTATCGATTCCGAACATTATGGATTCCTCCACCGGTTGGCTGCTGGTTCAGGCGATTATTAACCAATACGGCGAAAATGCGGGACGCCAAGTGCTCCATGATCTGATTGCCAATGTGGGACCGCATTTGGAGAGCTCGGGCTCGGGTCCGATCAAAAAAGTACAGGCTGGAGAAGTGGCTGCGGGCTTCGGACTCCGCCATCAGGCGGTAGCGGCCAAAGCTGACGGTGCACCGATTGATTACGTGGATCCGGTCGAAGGAAACTTCTCGCTCACCGAGTCGGTTGCCGTGGTGGACAAGAAGAATGCCACGACGGATCTAGCGATGAAAATGGCAGAGACCATCGTAAAGGATGCCCGCAAAGATCTGATTGCGAACTACCCGGTTGCCCTGTACGAAGGGGAGACCGTGGATGAAGTCAACAAACCTGCGTACTCGATGACCTTTGAGAAGCCGCTGACCGTAGAGCTGCTGGAAGAGCATCAGCAATTCTTCAACGGATCCAAAGAATAA
- the phnW gene encoding 2-aminoethylphosphonate--pyruvate transaminase has product MNTYKLLTPGPLTTTKTVKEEMLFDRCTWDDEYKSITQKIRSRLLALAGADQERYTAVLMQGSGTFAVEAVMTSTISKDDKVLIVTNGAYGERIVKMAEYIGLNYVEYRVNYDEHPSEDELRAILHKDVSITHIAMVHCETTTGILNPLEMVSLLSREYGKTLIIDAMSSFGGMEIAVQGLGVDYLISSANKCIQGVPGFGFVIAKLEKLAACEGIARSLSLDLYDQWKGMDKDGKWRYTSPTHVVAAFSKALDELNEEGGVSARFSRYRNNNRLLRERLAQIGIQAYITDDKQSPIITTFLFPSEGFSFEHFYAYIKERGYVIYPGKLTDVDTFRIGNIGEIYERDIEQLCHIIEEYMGVTAQ; this is encoded by the coding sequence ATGAATACCTACAAGCTTTTGACCCCGGGACCTTTGACGACAACCAAGACGGTGAAAGAGGAGATGCTCTTTGACCGCTGTACATGGGATGATGAATATAAATCGATTACGCAAAAAATCAGATCGCGGCTCCTGGCACTCGCCGGGGCGGATCAAGAGCGGTACACCGCCGTGCTGATGCAGGGAAGCGGCACCTTTGCTGTCGAAGCCGTCATGACGTCAACCATCTCAAAAGATGATAAAGTGCTGATCGTAACAAACGGCGCATATGGTGAGCGGATCGTGAAAATGGCGGAGTATATCGGACTGAATTATGTGGAGTACAGAGTGAATTACGACGAACATCCAAGCGAGGATGAACTGCGAGCCATACTGCACAAGGATGTGAGTATTACGCATATCGCGATGGTCCATTGCGAGACGACAACCGGGATTTTGAATCCGTTGGAGATGGTTTCGTTGTTGTCCAGAGAATACGGAAAAACCCTCATCATCGATGCGATGAGCAGCTTTGGCGGAATGGAAATCGCTGTTCAGGGACTTGGCGTCGACTACCTGATCAGCAGTGCGAATAAATGCATCCAGGGCGTTCCGGGGTTTGGCTTCGTGATCGCCAAGCTGGAGAAGCTTGCAGCCTGCGAAGGGATTGCGCGCAGCCTGTCGCTCGACCTGTATGACCAATGGAAGGGCATGGACAAGGACGGCAAATGGCGTTATACTTCGCCGACCCATGTTGTGGCCGCCTTCTCCAAAGCGTTGGATGAGCTGAACGAAGAAGGCGGTGTATCGGCGAGATTCAGCCGTTACCGGAATAACAATCGCCTGCTGCGGGAGAGATTGGCGCAAATCGGTATCCAGGCTTACATTACCGATGACAAGCAATCCCCGATCATCACCACGTTCTTATTCCCGAGTGAAGGGTTTAGCTTCGAGCACTTTTACGCTTACATTAAAGAAAGAGGCTATGTGATATATCCCGGCAAGCTGACTGACGTGGATACCTTCCGCATTGGGAATATCGGAGAAATTTATGAGCGCGATATCGAACAGTTATGTCATATTATTGAAGAATATATGGGGGTGACGGCACAATGA
- the phnX gene encoding phosphonoacetaldehyde hydrolase: MSRIEGVILDWAGTAVDFGCFAPVNVFVDIFKNAGIEVTMDEARAPMGMLKIDHIRAMLSMPRVSALWEAKYGRAFDEQDVERLYAEFEPALMASLSEYTDPIPGVIETVEVLKSQGLKIGSTTGYTSSMMEVVAANARQKGYSPDVYFTPDDTNSQGRPYPYMIYRNMESLRLSASWKVVKVGDTVSDIKEGVNAGVWSVGVIIGSSEMGLSAEEFHALSESDRSAAISKTEQTFIRSGADFTLRTMNELPELIERISGMLAEGKRPGLQR, from the coding sequence ATGAGCCGAATCGAAGGCGTTATATTGGACTGGGCAGGAACCGCTGTGGATTTTGGATGCTTTGCACCGGTGAACGTGTTCGTCGATATTTTTAAGAATGCGGGCATTGAAGTGACGATGGATGAAGCGAGAGCGCCGATGGGGATGCTGAAGATCGATCATATTCGTGCCATGCTGTCCATGCCGAGAGTGTCGGCGCTGTGGGAAGCGAAGTACGGGAGAGCTTTCGATGAGCAGGACGTAGAGCGGCTGTATGCGGAATTCGAGCCGGCCTTGATGGCTTCCTTATCCGAGTACACAGACCCAATCCCGGGTGTCATCGAGACGGTTGAAGTTTTGAAGAGCCAAGGCTTGAAGATCGGTTCTACGACAGGATATACAAGCAGCATGATGGAGGTTGTGGCCGCCAATGCCCGGCAAAAGGGCTACAGCCCGGATGTCTATTTCACGCCGGATGATACGAATTCCCAAGGAAGGCCTTATCCTTACATGATTTATCGGAATATGGAGTCTCTCCGTTTATCGGCATCCTGGAAAGTCGTTAAGGTAGGGGATACCGTCTCGGACATAAAAGAAGGCGTGAACGCAGGCGTATGGTCGGTTGGCGTCATCATCGGCAGCTCGGAAATGGGCTTGAGTGCAGAAGAGTTCCATGCCCTGTCAGAATCAGACCGGAGTGCCGCGATTTCGAAAACCGAACAGACGTTTATCCGTAGCGGTGCCGATTTTACGCTTCGGACGATGAACGAGCTGCCGGAATTAATCGAGAGAATTAGCGGTATGCTGGCTGAGGGGAAAAGACCGGGGCTTCAGCGCTAG